One Mauremys mutica isolate MM-2020 ecotype Southern chromosome 9, ASM2049712v1, whole genome shotgun sequence DNA segment encodes these proteins:
- the LOC123377750 gene encoding putative P2Y purinoceptor 10, with protein sequence MQSNGSSENCADPNITFKNSLYATTYTIIFIPGLLANSAALWVLCRFISKKNKAVIFMINLAAADLAHVLSLPLRIYYYINHTWPFGRFLCLLCFYLKYLNMYASICFLTCISIQRYYFLLHPFKAKDWKRRYDATISAVVWIVVGAACSPFPVMRNSDLTNNSNFCFADLGVRKIESKTASVIMVTTAELLGFVGPLIIIVYCTWKTKESLQNYEMPLQNTSEKRRALRMVSMCAAVFFVCFTPYHINFFFYMMVKENVITHCAIRRSTLYSQPFCLSLASLDCCLDPILYFFTTAEFQDQLSRHSSVMIRSRLMSKESASSIKE encoded by the coding sequence ATGCAGAGCAACGGATCTTCAGAAAACTGTGCTGATCCtaatataacatttaaaaactCTCTATACGCAACCACTTACACCATAATATTCATTCCTGGTCTTCTGGCAAACAGTGCTGCATTATGGGTTTTATGTCGCTTCATCAGCAAGAAAAACAAAGCTGTCATTTTTATGATTAATTTGGCTGCAGCCGATCTTGCTCATGTTCTCTCGTTACCGCTACGAATATATTATTATATAAACCACACATGGCCTTTTGGGAGATTCCTCTGCTTGTTATGTTTTTACCTGAAGTATCTCAACATGTACGCAAGCATTTGTTTCCTTACCTGCATAAGTATTCAAAGGTACTACTTCCTCCTCCATCCATTCAAAGCCAAAGACTGGAAGCGCAGGTATGATGCCACCATTAGTGCTGTGGTATGGATTGTGGTTGGGGCTGCTTGCTCACCATTTCCAGTTATGAGAAACTCTGATTTAACCAACAATTCAAATTTCTGCTTTGCAGATCTTGGAGTCAGGAAAATTGAAAGTAAGACAGCTTCTGTGATTATGGTCACGACAGCTGAGCTTTTAGGATTTGTGGGCCCTCTAATTATTATTGTATACTGTACCTGGAAAACAAAAGAGTCTCTTCAGAATTACGAAATGCCTTTGCAAAATACCAGTGAAAAACGGAGAGCTTTACGCATGGTTTCTATGTGTGCAGCTGTGTTCTTTGTGTGTTTCACACCGTATCACATCAACTTCTTCTTCTACATGATGGTGAAAGAGAATGTTATTACACACTGCGCCATACGCAGAAGCACTCTTTACTCTCAGCCCTTTTGCTTAAGCCTGGCAAGCCTGGACTGTTGTTTGGATCCAATCCTGTACTTCTTTACAACAGCAGAATTTCAGGATCAGTTATCAAGACACAGCAGTGTAATGATCAGGAGTCGCCTGATGAGCAAGGAGAGTGCCTCGTCGATTAAGGAATAA